In the genome of Massilia sp. PAMC28688, one region contains:
- the nudB gene encoding dihydroneopterin triphosphate diphosphatase, whose translation MYKIPQSVLVVIHSPELEVLLIERADRPGFWQSVTGSIDTPDEPLIETAARELREETGIIADGSTIVLSDWHLSNVYEIYPVWRHRYGPGVMYNTENVFGVCVPRDTPIILSPREHVQYAWLPYVEAADRCFSASNAEAILQLPQRAGTIGPP comes from the coding sequence ATGTACAAGATTCCTCAATCGGTCCTGGTCGTGATCCACTCGCCCGAGCTGGAGGTGCTGCTCATCGAGCGCGCCGACAGGCCCGGGTTCTGGCAGTCGGTCACCGGGTCCATCGATACACCTGACGAACCCCTGATCGAAACCGCCGCGCGCGAGCTGCGCGAGGAAACCGGCATCATCGCCGACGGCAGCACCATTGTGCTGAGCGACTGGCACCTGTCGAATGTCTATGAGATCTATCCGGTCTGGCGCCACCGCTATGGTCCGGGCGTGATGTACAACACCGAGAACGTGTTCGGCGTGTGTGTGCCGCGTGATACTCCCATTATCCTCAGCCCGCGCGAGCATGTGCAGTATGCGTGGCTGCCATATGTGGAGGCGGCGGACCGCTGCTTTTCGGCCTCCAACGCGGAAGCGATCTTGCAGCTGCCGCAACGGGCCGGCACCATCGGGCCGCCGTAA
- the aspS gene encoding aspartate--tRNA ligase: MRTNYCGLVTEELLGQTVSLCGWVHRRRDHGKLIFIDLRDREGLVQVVCDTDQADMFKVAEAVRNEYCLRITGVVTARTESTINNNLKSGKIEVVATELEVLNASVPVPFQLDDDNLSETTRLTHRVLDLRRPQMQNNLRLRYKVTMEVRKYLDQLGFIDIETPMLTKSTPEGARDYLVPSRVNAGNFFALPQSPQLFKQLLMVANFDRYYQITKCFRDEDLRADRQPEFTQIDCETSFLTEQEIRDLFEDMIRIVFKNTLDIDLPNPFPVMDFATAMGLYGSDKPDMRVKLQFTDLTEEMKSVEFKVFNAAANMAGGRVVGMRVPQGGNMPRSEIDAYTQFVAIYGAKGLAYIKVNEKAKGAEGLQSPIVKFLPAEVLAKIVELTGAEDGDLIFFGADKAKVVNDALGALRVKIGHSDFGKKAGLFDDVWSPLWVVDFPMFDYDEESDRWTATHHPFTAPKDGHEDMLETNPGACLAKAYDMVLNGWELGGGSIRIHREEVQSKVFRALKIDAEEAQLKFGFLLDALQYGAPPHGGLAFGLDRIVTMMTGSDSIRDVIAFPKTQRAQCLLTNAPSEVDEKQLRELHIRLRNAEPKVVS, encoded by the coding sequence ATGCGTACCAACTACTGCGGCCTCGTCACCGAAGAACTGCTGGGCCAAACCGTCAGCCTGTGCGGCTGGGTGCATCGCCGCCGCGACCACGGCAAGCTGATTTTCATCGACCTGCGCGACCGCGAAGGTCTGGTGCAGGTGGTCTGCGATACCGACCAGGCAGACATGTTCAAGGTGGCCGAAGCGGTGCGTAACGAGTACTGCCTGCGCATCACCGGCGTGGTCACGGCCCGCACCGAGTCGACCATCAACAACAACCTCAAGTCGGGCAAGATCGAAGTCGTTGCCACCGAACTGGAAGTGCTCAACGCCTCGGTGCCGGTGCCGTTCCAGCTGGACGACGACAACCTGTCCGAAACCACGCGCCTGACCCACCGCGTGCTCGACCTGCGCCGTCCGCAAATGCAGAACAACCTGCGCCTGCGCTACAAGGTCACCATGGAAGTACGCAAATACCTCGACCAGCTGGGCTTTATCGACATCGAAACGCCCATGCTCACCAAGTCCACGCCCGAAGGCGCGCGCGACTACCTGGTGCCGTCGCGCGTGAACGCCGGTAACTTCTTCGCGCTGCCGCAGTCGCCACAGTTGTTCAAGCAGCTGCTGATGGTGGCCAACTTCGACCGCTACTACCAGATCACCAAGTGCTTCCGCGACGAAGACCTGCGCGCCGACCGCCAGCCGGAATTTACCCAGATCGACTGCGAAACCTCGTTCCTGACCGAGCAGGAAATCCGCGACCTGTTCGAGGACATGATCCGTATCGTCTTCAAGAACACCCTCGATATCGACCTGCCCAACCCGTTCCCGGTCATGGACTTTGCCACCGCCATGGGCCTGTACGGTTCGGACAAGCCGGACATGCGCGTCAAGCTGCAGTTCACCGACCTGACCGAAGAAATGAAGTCGGTCGAGTTCAAGGTCTTCAACGCCGCCGCCAACATGGCGGGAGGGCGCGTGGTTGGCATGCGGGTACCGCAGGGCGGCAACATGCCCCGTTCGGAAATCGATGCCTACACCCAGTTCGTGGCCATCTACGGCGCCAAGGGCCTCGCTTACATCAAGGTCAACGAGAAGGCCAAGGGCGCGGAAGGCCTGCAGTCGCCGATCGTCAAGTTCCTGCCTGCGGAGGTGCTGGCAAAGATCGTGGAACTGACCGGCGCCGAAGACGGCGACCTGATTTTCTTTGGGGCCGACAAGGCCAAGGTCGTCAACGACGCCCTGGGCGCGCTGCGCGTGAAAATTGGCCACTCCGACTTCGGCAAAAAGGCCGGCCTGTTCGACGACGTCTGGAGCCCGCTGTGGGTGGTCGACTTCCCCATGTTCGACTACGATGAAGAGTCGGACCGCTGGACCGCGACCCACCATCCGTTCACGGCACCGAAGGACGGCCACGAAGACATGCTGGAGACCAATCCGGGTGCCTGCCTGGCCAAGGCCTACGACATGGTTCTCAATGGCTGGGAACTGGGCGGCGGGTCGATCCGTATTCACCGCGAAGAAGTGCAGAGCAAGGTATTCCGCGCTCTCAAGATCGATGCTGAAGAAGCGCAGCTCAAGTTCGGCTTCCTGCTCGACGCCCTGCAGTACGGCGCGCCGCCGCACGGTGGTCTGGCCTTTGGCCTGGACCGCATCGTGACCATGATGACCGGTTCGGACTCGATCCGCGACGTCATTGCGTTCCCCAAGACCCAGCGCGCCCAGTGCCTGCTGACCAACGCACCGTCGGAAGTGGACGAGAAGCAGCTGCGCGAATTGCATATTCGCCTGCGCAACGCCGAGCCAAAGGTCGTTTCCTGA
- a CDS encoding DUF502 domain-containing protein — translation MRKYFITGLLILVPFAITVWVLNAIITAMDQSLYLLPQQWQNPTIGGYHIKGVGTVLTIAIVFLTGLLANNLIGNYLVRLWERLLHRIPVVNSLYGSVKQVSDTLFSSSGNAFRKAVLLPYPHADSYTIGFLTGVPGGDVKNHLTGDFVSVYVPTTPNPTSGFFLMMERSRVIELDMSVDAALKYIVSMGVVAPEHLPTK, via the coding sequence ATGCGTAAATATTTCATCACCGGTTTGCTGATCCTGGTCCCGTTCGCCATTACGGTATGGGTCCTCAATGCGATCATCACCGCCATGGACCAGTCGCTGTATTTGCTGCCCCAGCAATGGCAGAACCCCACCATTGGGGGCTACCACATCAAGGGCGTGGGCACGGTGCTGACCATTGCCATCGTGTTCCTGACCGGCCTGCTGGCAAACAACCTGATCGGCAACTACCTGGTGCGCCTGTGGGAGCGCCTGCTGCACCGCATTCCGGTGGTGAACTCGCTCTACGGCAGCGTCAAGCAGGTCTCGGACACGCTGTTTTCGTCGTCCGGCAATGCCTTTCGCAAGGCCGTGCTGCTGCCGTATCCGCATGCCGACAGCTACACCATCGGTTTCCTCACCGGGGTGCCGGGCGGGGACGTCAAGAACCACCTGACGGGCGACTTCGTGAGTGTCTACGTGCCCACCACGCCCAACCCTACGTCCGGATTTTTCCTGATGATGGAGCGCAGCCGCGTGATCGAACTCGACATGTCGGTCGACGCCGCCCTCAAATATATTGTCTCGATGGGCGTTGTCGCTCCCGAGCATCTGCCAACCAAATAA
- a CDS encoding FmdB family zinc ribbon protein, which produces MPIYAYRCDECGFAKDVLQKISDPVLTVCPSCAKPAFKKQVTAAGFQLKGTGWYATDFRGGAAPSTVVPPAPAEPGTAAAAPAAAKDGAASAPAAAAPATGSD; this is translated from the coding sequence ATGCCGATTTACGCCTACCGCTGCGATGAATGCGGTTTTGCCAAGGATGTGCTGCAGAAAATTTCAGACCCCGTTCTGACAGTCTGCCCCAGTTGCGCCAAGCCTGCTTTCAAGAAACAAGTAACTGCCGCGGGCTTCCAGCTCAAGGGCACGGGCTGGTACGCCACTGACTTCCGTGGCGGGGCTGCGCCGTCGACCGTGGTGCCTCCGGCGCCGGCCGAACCGGGGACGGCGGCCGCCGCGCCGGCAGCGGCCAAGGATGGCGCCGCGAGCGCCCCGGCAGCGGCTGCGCCTGCCACTGGTTCCGATTGA
- a CDS encoding peptidylprolyl isomerase: protein MLMKSRVLMVGAASVLALAACTKKEATTVTTAGTAKTTATATSNEVAATVNGTPIYKDTVDIMVKERMAQGQPDSPELRKAIIDNLAMQTLVANEAVKKGLDKQPETARQMEMLKQSLLAQAYVQDYIKNNAVTDEMVKAEYDKINAKAGGSEYKARHILVATEAEAKDIIAKLQKDLKSFDSLAKSKSMDPGSKTNGGDLGWFNPAGMVPEFGAAVAKLEKGKFTTEPVKSQFGYHVIVLDDSRPITPPPMEQVSDQVKQGLQRQNLKAVFDKMKAEAKIDIKGEPAAAPAPAAPVAPAPAPAQ from the coding sequence ATGTTGATGAAGTCTCGCGTTTTGATGGTTGGCGCCGCCTCTGTGCTGGCTCTGGCTGCCTGCACCAAAAAAGAAGCCACCACGGTGACCACGGCCGGTACCGCCAAGACCACCGCCACCGCCACCTCCAACGAAGTGGCAGCGACCGTGAACGGCACGCCGATCTACAAGGATACGGTCGATATCATGGTCAAGGAGCGCATGGCCCAGGGCCAGCCGGATTCGCCGGAATTGCGCAAGGCCATCATCGACAATCTGGCCATGCAGACGCTGGTGGCCAATGAAGCGGTCAAGAAGGGCCTGGACAAGCAGCCGGAAACAGCGCGCCAGATGGAGATGCTCAAGCAGTCGCTGCTGGCCCAGGCCTACGTGCAGGACTACATCAAGAACAATGCCGTGACCGACGAGATGGTCAAGGCGGAATACGACAAGATCAACGCCAAGGCCGGCGGCAGCGAGTACAAGGCGCGCCACATCCTGGTGGCCACCGAAGCGGAAGCCAAGGACATCATCGCCAAGCTGCAGAAAGACTTGAAGTCATTTGACAGCCTGGCCAAGTCCAAGTCGATGGATCCCGGCTCGAAGACCAATGGCGGCGACCTGGGCTGGTTTAACCCGGCCGGCATGGTGCCGGAATTTGGCGCCGCTGTGGCCAAGCTGGAAAAAGGCAAGTTCACCACGGAGCCGGTCAAGTCGCAGTTTGGCTACCACGTGATCGTGCTGGACGATTCGCGCCCGATCACCCCGCCGCCAATGGAACAGGTCAGCGACCAGGTCAAGCAGGGCCTGCAGCGCCAGAACCTGAAGGCCGTGTTTGACAAGATGAAGGCTGAAGCCAAAATTGACATCAAGGGCGAGCCAGCCGCGGCACCGGCACCGGCCGCGCCTGTCGCACCGGCACCAGCACCGGCCCAGTAA
- a CDS encoding methyltransferase domain-containing protein codes for MPAFSSRDPLSPGFWDERFEQGFTPWDRGGVPQQLRAFADSQQRPLRTLIPGCGSAYELAYLAQAGWDAVAIDFSLAAVAAARRAVGPWHSRVVEADFFHWTSAQPLELIYERAFLCALPRAMWDRVAARWAELLAPGALLAGYFFLDDAPKGPPFGITQERLRTLMAPHFDCVEDVAVSDSVAVFAGKERWQVWRRNGRPVAG; via the coding sequence GTGCCGGCGTTTTCCAGCCGCGATCCGCTGTCGCCAGGATTCTGGGATGAGCGCTTTGAGCAGGGATTCACGCCCTGGGACCGGGGCGGGGTCCCGCAGCAGCTGCGCGCGTTTGCCGACAGCCAGCAGCGGCCACTGCGCACGCTCATTCCCGGTTGCGGATCGGCCTACGAGCTGGCTTACCTGGCGCAGGCCGGGTGGGATGCGGTAGCCATCGATTTCTCGCTGGCGGCCGTTGCCGCGGCCCGCCGCGCCGTCGGGCCCTGGCACAGTCGCGTGGTCGAGGCAGACTTCTTTCACTGGACGTCCGCCCAGCCGCTGGAGCTGATCTATGAACGCGCCTTCCTGTGCGCGCTGCCGCGCGCCATGTGGGACCGGGTCGCCGCGCGCTGGGCCGAGTTGCTCGCGCCGGGTGCTCTGCTGGCGGGTTATTTTTTCCTTGATGACGCGCCCAAGGGCCCGCCGTTTGGCATCACACAGGAACGGTTGCGCACACTGATGGCGCCACATTTCGATTGCGTGGAAGACGTTGCGGTGTCCGACTCGGTTGCCGTTTTCGCGGGCAAGGAGCGCTGGCAGGTCTGGCGCCGCAATGGTCGCCCCGTCGCTGGCTGA
- the ubiB gene encoding ubiquinone biosynthesis regulatory protein kinase UbiB: MILKFKRLLKILRVATKYGLDEIAISGLKVPRTAKLIDTVIFWRDISAPRGERLRMALEELGPIFVKFGQVLSTRRDLIPPDMADELARLQDRVPPFPSELAIAQITKSLRAHPDDLFATFERTPVASASIAQVHFATLKNGTEVAVKVLRPGMKKLIDEDVALMHIAADWIGRIWSDSKRLKPREVVAEFDKYLHDELDLMREAANASQLRRNFAGSNLLMVPEMYWDYCSSSVIVMERMHGIPVSQIERLAAAGVDLKKLSSDGVEIFFTQVFRDGFFHADMHPGNILVSTAPATMGRYIALDFGIMGTLNDFDKDYLSQNFLAFFRRDYKRVAEAHIESGWAPRETRVDELESAVRATCEPIFDRPLKDISFGQILLRLFQTSRRFNVEIQPQLVLLQKTLLNIEGLGRQLDPDLDLWKTAKPYLERWMGEQVGIQGMIERLKDEAPRYTHIIPQLPRLIHRALGQAAEPTSVNDELLRLLVIEQQRTNRMLTFFVYFIATAGISVLGLQVYLRWYLG, translated from the coding sequence ATGATATTGAAATTCAAGCGCCTGCTCAAAATCTTGCGCGTGGCCACCAAATACGGCCTCGACGAGATCGCCATTTCCGGCCTCAAGGTTCCCCGTACCGCCAAGCTGATCGACACCGTCATTTTCTGGCGCGACATTTCCGCCCCGCGCGGCGAGCGCCTGCGCATGGCGCTCGAAGAGCTGGGTCCGATTTTCGTCAAGTTCGGCCAGGTCCTGTCGACAAGACGCGATCTGATTCCGCCCGATATGGCCGACGAGCTGGCCCGGCTGCAGGACCGCGTGCCGCCATTCCCGTCCGAGCTGGCTATTGCCCAGATCACCAAGTCTCTGCGCGCCCATCCGGACGACTTGTTTGCCACCTTTGAGCGCACCCCGGTGGCGTCCGCTTCCATCGCCCAGGTGCACTTTGCAACCTTGAAAAATGGCACGGAAGTGGCGGTCAAGGTACTGCGTCCCGGCATGAAAAAGCTGATCGACGAAGACGTGGCGCTGATGCACATTGCTGCTGACTGGATCGGCCGCATCTGGTCCGACAGCAAGCGGCTCAAGCCGCGCGAGGTGGTGGCCGAGTTCGATAAATACCTGCACGACGAGCTGGACCTGATGCGCGAAGCGGCCAATGCAAGCCAGCTGCGGCGCAACTTTGCCGGGTCCAACCTGCTGATGGTGCCGGAAATGTACTGGGACTATTGCTCCAGCAGCGTGATCGTGATGGAGCGCATGCATGGCATTCCCGTGTCGCAAATCGAGCGCCTGGCGGCAGCCGGCGTCGACCTGAAAAAGCTTTCCAGCGATGGGGTGGAAATTTTTTTCACCCAAGTCTTTCGTGATGGCTTCTTCCATGCGGACATGCATCCCGGGAATATCCTGGTGTCCACGGCGCCGGCAACGATGGGCCGCTACATCGCCCTCGACTTTGGCATCATGGGAACGCTGAACGACTTTGACAAGGATTACCTGTCACAAAACTTCCTCGCCTTTTTCCGCCGCGATTACAAGCGCGTAGCCGAGGCGCACATTGAATCGGGCTGGGCCCCGCGCGAGACACGGGTTGACGAACTGGAGTCCGCCGTGCGCGCCACGTGCGAACCGATCTTTGACCGCCCGCTCAAGGATATTTCCTTCGGCCAGATCCTGCTGCGCCTGTTCCAGACCTCGCGCCGCTTCAATGTTGAAATCCAGCCCCAGCTGGTGCTGCTGCAAAAGACGCTGCTCAATATCGAAGGCCTGGGCCGCCAGCTTGATCCCGATCTTGACCTGTGGAAGACGGCCAAGCCCTACCTGGAACGGTGGATGGGCGAGCAGGTGGGCATCCAGGGCATGATCGAGCGCCTCAAGGACGAGGCGCCGCGCTATACCCACATCATTCCGCAGCTGCCGCGCCTGATTCACCGGGCACTCGGCCAGGCTGCCGAGCCGACGTCGGTCAACGATGAACTTTTGCGCCTGCTCGTCATCGAACAGCAAAGGACCAACCGGATGCTGACGTTCTTCGTGTACTTCATTGCCACTGCCGGTATTTCCGTGCTTGGCCTGCAGGTGTACCTGCGCTGGTATCTCGGCTGA
- a CDS encoding SCP2 domain-containing protein, translated as MPSSIPFTPQSAVLAPVVAAINHLLAQEAWARDALAMHAGKEAVIDAGTLSVRLRVAAGGMVEASQADTVANVTIRFKLADLPLMAQQRERAFSYVKIEGDAEFANTISQLSKGLRWEAEHDLERFIGPMAASRLVGGARGVVDAARATQRKLAENVAEYFIDEQPLLVRPAMVEEFGGEVSRLRDDVERTAKRIARLDKLLAPKAAPGTAPGAATDTTTGKAGQQHLDL; from the coding sequence ATGCCATCTTCCATACCGTTCACGCCGCAGTCCGCCGTTCTCGCGCCCGTTGTCGCCGCCATCAATCACTTGCTGGCCCAGGAAGCCTGGGCCCGGGATGCGCTGGCCATGCATGCAGGCAAGGAGGCGGTGATCGATGCCGGCACCCTGAGCGTGCGCCTGCGCGTAGCCGCGGGCGGCATGGTGGAGGCAAGCCAGGCCGACACGGTGGCGAACGTGACGATCCGCTTCAAGCTGGCTGACTTGCCATTGATGGCGCAACAACGCGAGCGTGCGTTTTCCTACGTTAAGATCGAAGGCGACGCCGAGTTTGCCAATACCATCTCGCAGCTGAGCAAGGGCTTGCGCTGGGAAGCCGAGCACGACCTGGAGCGTTTCATCGGCCCCATGGCCGCCAGCCGGCTGGTGGGCGGCGCGCGCGGAGTGGTCGATGCAGCGCGTGCCACCCAGCGCAAATTGGCCGAGAACGTGGCCGAATATTTTATTGACGAGCAACCGCTGCTGGTACGGCCGGCCATGGTGGAGGAATTTGGCGGCGAAGTGAGCCGCCTGCGCGACGACGTGGAGCGCACCGCCAAGCGCATCGCCCGGCTCGACAAGCTGCTCGCTCCCAAGGCGGCGCCCGGCACTGCCCCCGGCGCGGCCACTGACACGACTACCGGCAAGGCCGGACAACAACATCTGGACCTTTGA
- a CDS encoding Tim44 domain-containing protein, with protein MSKKLSRSYGSTLITMSSMLVMLDAAAATAAPVSSTFGGPLLGLGLGGLLTSMGLSPDAAGLVASGLMVVIIAGASLFVYRMVKNKDTPANPSLPANKTQPLPPKQPAAAPKTAAPKPPANAVPKAALKPAPNPATRPAPAPAAPPPPKWGGPTDFDMETFLRQSKSSFVRMQAAWDKADTTDLQKFTTPQVFAELSVQVQAKGPSPDQTEVVSISAEMLGIETMGDHYLASVKFNGMIKSTPNAMAEPFAEVWNLAKPLDGSSGWLLAGIQQLS; from the coding sequence ATGAGCAAGAAGTTGAGCAGAAGTTATGGCAGTACCTTGATCACCATGTCCTCGATGCTGGTGATGCTGGATGCGGCGGCGGCCACGGCGGCGCCCGTGTCAAGCACCTTCGGCGGGCCGCTGCTGGGCCTGGGTCTGGGCGGCCTGCTGACCAGCATGGGCCTGAGCCCGGACGCGGCCGGACTTGTCGCCAGCGGACTGATGGTGGTCATCATCGCCGGCGCCAGCCTGTTCGTGTATCGCATGGTCAAGAACAAGGATACCCCGGCCAATCCATCGTTGCCGGCTAACAAGACCCAGCCGCTGCCACCGAAGCAGCCTGCGGCCGCGCCCAAGACGGCCGCGCCCAAGCCGCCAGCCAATGCCGTGCCCAAGGCAGCCCTCAAACCCGCACCCAACCCCGCCACCAGGCCGGCTCCGGCGCCAGCTGCGCCACCGCCACCCAAGTGGGGCGGCCCGACCGACTTCGACATGGAAACCTTCCTGCGCCAGTCCAAGTCGAGCTTTGTGCGCATGCAGGCAGCCTGGGACAAGGCTGATACGACTGACCTGCAAAAGTTCACCACGCCCCAGGTGTTTGCCGAATTGTCGGTACAGGTGCAGGCCAAGGGGCCCAGCCCGGACCAGACCGAAGTGGTGTCCATCAGCGCGGAAATGCTGGGCATCGAAACCATGGGCGACCATTACCTGGCCAGCGTCAAGTTCAATGGCATGATCAAGTCCACCCCCAACGCCATGGCCGAGCCGTTTGCGGAAGTGTGGAACCTGGCCAAGCCGCTGGATGGCAGCTCGGGCTGGCTGCTGGCGGGAATCCAGCAGCTTTCCTAA
- the ubiE gene encoding bifunctional demethylmenaquinone methyltransferase/2-methoxy-6-polyprenyl-1,4-benzoquinol methylase UbiE, giving the protein MTNSTHFGYKTVSEDDKVHEVAKVFHSVASKYDVMNDLMSGGLHRLWKTFTIANAGVRPGFKVLDIAGGTGDLAKAFAKQAGKTGEVWLTDINESMLRVGRDRLLNAGLVTPTMLCDAEKLPFPDNYFDRVSVAFGLRNMTHKDQALSEMHRVLKPGGKLLVLEFSKVAAPLQKPYDVYSFSVLPWLGQKIAGDADSYRYLAESIRMHPDQETLKTMMETAGLERVQYFNLTAGVAALHTGIKL; this is encoded by the coding sequence ATGACCAACAGCACTCATTTCGGCTACAAGACCGTCTCGGAGGACGACAAAGTCCACGAGGTGGCCAAGGTTTTCCACTCGGTCGCATCCAAATACGATGTCATGAATGACCTGATGTCGGGCGGTTTGCACCGGCTATGGAAGACGTTCACCATCGCCAACGCCGGCGTGCGGCCAGGCTTCAAGGTGCTCGATATCGCGGGCGGCACGGGCGACCTGGCCAAGGCCTTTGCCAAACAGGCGGGCAAGACGGGCGAAGTGTGGCTTACCGATATCAACGAATCCATGCTGCGCGTGGGCCGCGACCGCCTGCTCAATGCCGGCCTGGTCACGCCGACCATGCTGTGCGATGCCGAAAAGCTGCCATTTCCCGACAATTACTTTGACCGCGTGAGCGTGGCCTTTGGCCTGCGCAACATGACCCACAAGGACCAGGCCCTGTCCGAAATGCACCGCGTGCTCAAGCCGGGCGGCAAGCTGCTGGTGCTGGAGTTTTCCAAGGTGGCCGCGCCCCTGCAGAAACCGTATGACGTGTACTCCTTCTCGGTGCTGCCGTGGCTGGGCCAGAAAATTGCCGGCGACGCCGACAGCTATCGCTACCTGGCCGAATCCATCCGCATGCATCCTGACCAGGAGACCCTGAAGACCATGATGGAAACGGCCGGCCTCGAGCGCGTGCAGTACTTCAATCTGACGGCCGGCGTTGCCGCCCTGCACACCGGCATCAAGCTGTAA
- a CDS encoding gamma-butyrobetaine hydroxylase-like domain-containing protein has protein sequence MNPTALTVHQKSRVLDIAFDDGREFSLPFEYLRVFSPSAQVRGHGQGQEVLQVGKREVGITGVEPVGNYAIQPTFSDGHNTGLYSWDYLYKLGSEQATLWADYLARLQAAGFEGDSGRAPGAVLAGGATAAKGCGHNH, from the coding sequence TTGAATCCTACTGCCCTGACCGTCCACCAGAAGTCGCGCGTGCTCGATATCGCCTTTGACGATGGCCGCGAATTTTCTCTGCCTTTCGAATATCTGCGCGTGTTTTCGCCATCGGCGCAGGTGCGCGGCCACGGCCAGGGACAGGAAGTGCTCCAGGTCGGCAAGCGCGAGGTGGGGATCACGGGTGTGGAGCCGGTCGGTAACTACGCGATCCAGCCCACTTTCTCCGACGGCCACAACACGGGCCTGTATTCCTGGGATTACCTCTACAAGCTCGGCAGCGAGCAGGCCACGCTGTGGGCCGACTATCTTGCCCGCCTGCAGGCAGCCGGATTTGAAGGCGACAGCGGCCGGGCGCCGGGCGCCGTGCTGGCCGGCGGCGCCACGGCGGCAAAAGGTTGCGGCCACAATCATTGA
- a CDS encoding HIT family protein: MTCELCHLAIEPVWRNDKFAVILVDDAAYPGFCRVIWHDHIKEMSDLAQDDRLLLNDAVWKVEEALRETMQPLKVNVASLGNVVPHLHWHVIPRFADDAHFPAPVWAAAARTTGDAILAQRRALLPQLRTAIVRRFGA; encoded by the coding sequence ATGACCTGCGAGCTGTGTCATCTGGCGATCGAACCGGTCTGGCGCAACGATAAATTCGCGGTCATCCTGGTGGACGACGCGGCCTATCCCGGTTTTTGCCGGGTGATCTGGCACGACCATATCAAGGAAATGAGCGACCTGGCGCAGGACGACCGCCTGCTGCTCAATGACGCCGTGTGGAAGGTGGAAGAGGCGCTGCGCGAAACGATGCAGCCGCTGAAGGTCAATGTGGCAAGCCTGGGCAACGTGGTACCGCACCTGCACTGGCACGTGATCCCGCGCTTTGCCGACGATGCGCACTTTCCTGCGCCGGTGTGGGCCGCAGCAGCCCGCACCACCGGCGACGCCATCCTGGCGCAGCGCCGCGCGCTGCTGCCCCAACTGAGAACGGCCATCGTGCGCCGCTTCGGAGCCTGA